In uncultured Methanobrevibacter sp., a single window of DNA contains:
- a CDS encoding LL-diaminopimelate aminotransferase, giving the protein MVKINENYLLLQNSYLFVEVNRRAAKYMEENPDKNVIKMGIGDVTKPLVPTVIKAFKDAVDEMADGETFMGYGPEQGYDFLAEAIVKNDFNKWGVDLDLDEVFISDGAKCDTGNIQEIFALDNVIAVTDPVYPVYVDTNVMAGRSGNIKDDGMYENIVYLPCTEENDFVPELPTEPVDLIYLCFPNNPTGTTLTKDQLAKFVEYAKENDALILFDAAYEVFITEDDVPHTIYEIDGAKEVAIEFRSFSKTAGFTGTRCAYTVVPKDIKIKDAEGNEQSVNALWNRRQTTKFNGVSYPVQKAAEAVYTEEGQNEIMANIEYYLENAKIIRESLSDIGLNVYGGVNSPYIWVKTPNNMESWDFFDLLLEEANIVGTPGSGFGPSGEGYLRLTAFNTLENTKEAMSRISKLSF; this is encoded by the coding sequence ATGGTTAAAATTAATGAAAACTATCTTTTATTGCAAAATAGTTACCTTTTTGTTGAAGTAAATAGACGTGCAGCTAAATACATGGAAGAAAATCCTGATAAAAACGTTATTAAAATGGGTATTGGAGATGTAACAAAACCTTTAGTCCCTACTGTAATCAAGGCTTTCAAGGATGCTGTTGATGAAATGGCAGATGGTGAAACCTTTATGGGTTACGGTCCAGAACAAGGATATGACTTTTTAGCTGAAGCTATTGTAAAAAATGACTTTAATAAATGGGGAGTGGACTTAGACCTTGATGAAGTGTTCATTTCCGATGGTGCAAAATGTGATACCGGTAACATCCAGGAAATTTTTGCATTGGATAATGTAATTGCAGTAACTGACCCTGTTTATCCTGTATATGTTGACACCAATGTAATGGCAGGAAGATCAGGCAACATCAAAGATGATGGAATGTATGAGAATATCGTTTACCTTCCTTGCACTGAAGAAAATGACTTCGTTCCAGAACTTCCTACAGAACCAGTTGATTTAATCTATCTCTGTTTCCCAAACAACCCAACTGGAACCACTTTAACAAAAGACCAATTGGCTAAGTTTGTAGAGTATGCAAAGGAAAATGATGCTCTTATTTTATTTGATGCAGCATATGAAGTTTTCATCACAGAAGATGATGTGCCTCACACAATCTATGAAATCGATGGTGCAAAAGAGGTTGCTATTGAATTCAGAAGCTTTTCAAAAACTGCAGGATTCACCGGTACCCGTTGCGCTTACACAGTTGTTCCTAAGGATATCAAAATCAAGGATGCTGAAGGAAATGAGCAATCAGTAAATGCATTATGGAACAGAAGACAAACTACTAAATTCAATGGTGTTTCCTATCCTGTCCAAAAGGCTGCAGAAGCGGTTTACACTGAAGAAGGACAAAATGAAATCATGGCAAACATTGAATATTACTTGGAAAATGCTAAAATCATTCGCGAAAGCTTATCTGATATTGGATTGAATGTTTACGGTGGAGTAAACTCCCCTTACATTTGGGTAAAGACTCCTAACAACATGGAATCCTGGGATTTCTTCGACTTACTCTTGGAAGAGGCTAATATTGTAGGCACTCCTGGTTCCGGATTCGGTCCAAGCGGTGAAGGTTACTTAAGATTAACCGCATTCAATACTTTAGAAAACACTAAAGAAGCTATGTCTAGAATCTCTAAATTATCATTCTAG